From Neodiprion pinetum isolate iyNeoPine1 chromosome 7, iyNeoPine1.2, whole genome shotgun sequence, a single genomic window includes:
- the LOC124223700 gene encoding uncharacterized protein, translating into MLNRRYEETRAKISRMRELGYRVTEQWECVFDRSLRENEEMREHVATHPLTAGTATSEALNPRDAFYGGRTGIASRYYKVKTDATGNAYEEIRYIDVCLVYPFIYKNGRFPVGRPTVYVGEECKLLTGSSGCDITRVEGLIKCRVLLPRNLYHPVLPVRMHDKLMFALCHSCCQSLNQDEWRHDDEATREFKGPSMSIELKKAVEMGYKIRSIREIWSYTVTSFDPTTRQGGHFASYIDTFLKIKQEASGWPAECGDEPARMRYLDEYERVEGIRLDRDRIAKNPCMRSVSKLCLNLFWGKFGQRENLVKTEVIKTRQQLLELLTNPEVEVSDLLPVNDEVLYVRWLHAQHSVEPSALANVVIASNTTAQARLKLFSFLEKLDRRMLYYDTDSVIYTRNLRRPNEDEPPTGNFLGDLTDELASYGRRSFIRVFVSGGPKFCVFIIKRPNGEEVEICKVKGISLNHTTSSKINFEAIKRMVVEAAAPIPSEYRAIRRTELHAVVTRSEHKTCKPVYVKRRCCVTSFDTLPYGYRTG; encoded by the coding sequence ATGTTGAATAGGCGTTACGAGGAAACTCGTGCAAAGATCAGCCGTATGCGCGAATTGGGTTACCGCGTGACGGAACAGTGGGAATGCGTGTTTGATCGGAGCTTGAGGGAGAACGAGGAGATGAGGGAGCACGTGGCAACACACCCGCTGACCGCTGGCACTGCCACGAGTGAAGCACTCAATCCGCGTGATGCGTTCTACGGTGGTCGAACGGGGATCGCTTCCCGATACTACAAGGTAAAAACAGATGCAACGGGCAACGCGTACGAGGAAATACGATACATCGATGTTTGCTTGGTGTATCCGTTCATCTATAAGAATGGAAGGTTCCCTGTTGGCCGCCCGACGGTCTACGTTGGAGAGGAGTGTAAGCTCTTGACAGGGTCAAGTGGTTGCGACATCACGCGAGTTGAGGGGCTCATCAAGTGCCGAGTTTTACTGCCTCGCAATCTTTATCACCCTGTTTTGCCGGTGCGCATGCATGACAAACTCATGTTTGCCTTGTGCCACTCATGTTGTCAGAGTTTGAACCAGGACGAGTGGAGACATGATGACGAGGCTACGCGAGAATTCAAGGGCCCGTCGATGTcgatcgaattaaaaaaagccGTGGAAATGGGATACAAGATCAGGAGCATACGCGAGATCTGGTCGTACACGGTGACATCGTTTGACCCGACTACTCGTCAAGGTGGGCATTTCGCCAGCTATATCGACACCTTCCTCAAGATTAAGCAAGAGGCAAGCGGCTGGCCTGCTGAATGCGGGGACGAGCCGGCTCGAATGCGCTATCTTGATGAATACGAGCGGGTCGAGGGTATACGGTTAGATCGCGACCGTATTGCTAAGAATCCCTGCATGCGATCAGTTTCCAAATTATGCTTAAATTTGTTTTGGGGCAAGTTCGGGCAACGCGAGAATCTGGTAAAAACAGAGGTTATAAAGACGCGTCAGCAGCTGCTCGAGCTTTTGACCAACCCTGAAGTCGAGGTGTCTGATTTGCTGCCCGTGAACGACGAAGTGTTGTACGTGCGTTGGTTACACGCGCAACACAGCGTTGAACCGTCAGCACTAGCAAACGTCGTGATTGCCTCGAACACCACTGCCCAGGCTCGGCTGAAGCTCTTCTCGTTCCTTGAGAAGCTCGATCGGCGCATGCTCTATTACGACACCGATTCAGTAATTTATACCCGAAACCTCCGAAGGCCAAACGAGGATGAACCTCCCACGGGCAACTTTCTTGGCGACCTGACGGACGAGTTGGCGTCTTACGGCCGTCGGAGTTTTATACGTGTTTTCGTCTCGGGAGGGCCAAAATTCTGTGTTTTCATAATTAAACGTCCGAATGGTGAAGAGGTGGAAATTTGCAAGGTGAAAGGCATATCACTGAATCACACAACGAGCTCGAAAATCAACTTCGAGGCCATCAAGCGGATGGTGGTAGAAGCCGCTGCACCTATTCCCTCGGAGTATCGCGCCATTCGTCGAACGGAACTGCACGCAGTCGTGACGCGCTCCGAGCACAAAACGTGTAAACCGGTGTACGTGAAAAGGCGATGCTGCGTCACGAGTTTTGATACGCTTCCCTACGGTTATCGCACTGGATGA
- the LOC138191312 gene encoding uncharacterized protein: protein MRDSRYSDLWKLVFSVAQSASEFGVDSVFTVTVHSVRVPEGRGKPKPITHAGVLKKSVVQIVNSDGLRLPRTLVVAKAHAERGPNRSGALHEHYEMVRFARSSFQRAEARNLVANAGVEIPPTGCTVHEIAQFQNYLAREGLLITVYELGRLGTGEAAFYDGTAVVRANGTGDVRHRLNLLYYPEEQDYCPIVNLTAAAAGAFFCQPCNRKINNGYEHRCSVKCPQCLASPPCNSESREIECPDCRRVFRGNNCLEYHRRIGSFSPRRSVCATLRIYRNCERFVNLSRRAHICETCFCVTCRCDRPYNHYCFMTPLEDATRPQCYIFIFHDFETQQCETVDGDATTNIHVPNLRVAQQVCTQCIHDPDISNGCSTCGLVREFVFRREPVKELVDFATRPVQDFARIVYIAHNAKGFDAQFILRHMVERVGNPSQVILSGSKIIMLETGHTRFLDSLAYMPMALSALPKAFGLPTTSVKGIFPHLFNTPKNVGYVGPLPAAKFYSPDNMSSDARAEFYSWYTEAVAKDHLFDFDAELLSYCQSDVDILRRACVAFSDIFLECGRVCPFT from the coding sequence ATGAGGGACTCGCGGTACAGTGACCTCTGGAAGTTAGTTTTCAGCGTAGCCCAGAGCGCATCAGAGTTTGGCGTCGACAGCGTCTTCACCGTGACGGTACACAGTGTTAGAGTACCGGAGGGTCGCGGAAAGCCGAAGCCGATCACGCACGCGGGGGTACTTAAAAAATCCGTCGTGCAGATTGTCAACAGTGACGGGTTGCGTTTACCTCGTACCCTCGTTGTAGCCAAGGCTCACGCCGAGAGAGGCCCGAACCGCAGTGGCGCTCTGCACGAGCATTACGAGATGGTGAGATTCGCTAGGTCCAGTTTCCAGCGTGCAGAAGCGCGTAATCTTGTTGCGAACGCCGGTGTCGAGATTCCGCCAACGGGGTGCACAGTTCATGAAATCGCACAGTTCCAGAACTATCTGGCACGCGAGGGATTGCTCATCACAGTGTACGAGTTGGGGAGGCTAGGTACCGGCGAAGCGGCATTTTACGACGGCACTGCCGTGGTGAGAGCAAACGGAACAGGCGATGTCAGGCACCGATTGAATCTGCTGTACTATCCGGAAGAACAGGATTATTGTccaattgtaaatttaaccgCGGCGGCAGCAGGGGCCTTTTTCTGTCAACCCTGCAATAGGAAAATTAACAACGGGTACGAACACCGATGTTCCGTGAAGTGCCCACAGTGCCTCGCATCGCCACCGTGCAACAGCGAGTCTCGCGAAATCGAGTGTCCCGATTGCAGACGCGTGTTCCGCGGTAACAACTGTCTGGAGTACCACCGCAGGATCGGCTCCTTCAGTCCGCGTCGCTCCGTTTGTGCAACACTGCGTATATACCGGAATTGCGAGCGATTCGTAAATCTTTCGCGGAGGGCACACATTTGTGAAACTTGTTTTTGCGTCACGTGCCGGTGCGACAGACCGTACAATCACTACTGCTTCATGACGCCACTGGAAGACGCGACAAGACCCCAATGTTacatcttcatttttcatgaTTTCGAAACGCAGCAATGCGAGACGGTAGACGGTGACGCGACGACAAACATACATGTGCCGAACTTGCGCGTAGCGCAACAAGTGTGTACGCAATGTATCCACGATCCCGATATATCGAACGGCTGTTCCACTTGCGGGCTCGTACGTGAGTTCGTTTTCAGGAGGGAACCGGTGAAGGAGTTGGTAGACTTTGCTACTCGGCCCGTTCAGGACTTTGCCCGCATCGTATACATTGCGCACAATGCAAAAGGTTTTGACGCACAATTCATACTGCGGCATATGGTTGAGCGGGTTGGAAACCCGTCGCAGGTCATTCTAAGCGGCAGTAAGATCATTATGCTCGAAACGGGTCACACCCGATTTCTGGATTCCTTAGCATATATGCCTATGGCATTATCGGCGCTACCGAAGGCTTTTGGACTACCGACTACTTCCGTGAAAGGTATATTCCCCCACCTTTTCAATACCCCTAAAAACGTGGGTTACGTGGGACCGCTCCCCGCAGCGAAGTTTTACTCACCGGATAACATGAGTAGCGATGCGCGAGCAGAGTTTTACTCATGGTACACCGAGGCTGTAGCTAAAGACCATCTGTTCGACTTTGACGCGGAATTGTTGTCGTACTGTCAGTCGGACGTGGATATTCTGCGACGTGCGTGCGTAGCATTCAGCGACATATTTCTGGAGTGCGGCAGAGTGTGTCCCTTTACCTAG